A single region of the Pelobates fuscus isolate aPelFus1 chromosome 4, aPelFus1.pri, whole genome shotgun sequence genome encodes:
- the LOC134608261 gene encoding LOW QUALITY PROTEIN: epiplakin-like (The sequence of the model RefSeq protein was modified relative to this genomic sequence to represent the inferred CDS: substituted 1 base at 1 genomic stop codon), producing the protein MHKHGKSLQTIGKHYSMLSYGRPVSYQCDFQIDSVKKXLEGSGSIAGVFLQSKNNPTKREMMSIYKAMSKQLPRPGTALVLLEAQAATGFVINPVANTKLTVDEAVAAGLNGQELPAKLLSAERAVTGYNDPATNTKLSFFQAMQKDLIVKDHGISLLEAQIATGGIIDPLHSHHVPVEVAYQRGFFDEAMNQILSDPTDDTKGFFDPNMHVNLIYLQLLQRCIRDPETGLYMFEVTQK; encoded by the coding sequence ATGCACAAGCATGGCAAGAGCCTTcaaaccataggaaagcattactcaatgctttcctatggacgtccagtgtcttaTCAATGTGATTTTCAGATTGATTCAGTGAAGAAATAATTAGAAGGTTCTGGCTCGATTGCAGGTGTATTTCTTCAATCCAAAAATAACCCCACTAAAAGAGAGATGATGAGTATTTACAAAGCAATGTCGAAGCAGCTCCCGAGACCAGGGACAGCTCTTGTTTTGCTGGAGGCTCAGGCAGCCACTGGCTTTGTCATTAATCCAGTTGCAAACACAAAACTCACTGTGGATGAAGCTGTGGCTGCTGGACTAAATGGGCAAGAACTTCCAGCCAAACTGCTGTCTGCAGAGAGAGCAGTCACCGGCTATAATGACCCTGCTACCAACACCAAGCTCTCATTCTTCCAAGCTATGCAGAAAGACTTGATTGTCAAGGACCATGGAATAAGTCTACTGGAAGCACAAATTGCCACTGGAGGTATTATTGATCCGTTGCACAGTCATCATGTGCCAGTGGAAGTAGCTTATCAACGAGGCTTTTTTGATGAAGCGATGAACCAAATACTTTCTGATCCCACCGATGACACCAAAGGATTCTTTGACCCGAACATGCACGTGAACCTCATCTATCTACAGCTTCTACAGAGGTGTATCCGAGATCCTGAAACAGGTCTTTATATGTTCGAGGTTACACAGAAATGA